The following proteins are encoded in a genomic region of Microbacterium sp. NC79:
- a CDS encoding thioredoxin domain-containing protein translates to MSRLSGTASPYLRSHADQPVAWFPWGEEAFAVARDRDVPVLVSIGYSTCHWCHVMARESFADPTIAAIINAHFVAIKVDREEHPEVDAAFMAQASAFTSNLGWPLNVFTLPTGSAFFAGTYWPPQAHGGMPAFPDVLRAVARAWQEKRESLEETGTAVRDALVALGQQGGADDVSAADVAAAARALIATEDAEYGGFGTSGPKFPIATALQFLLAEGVDTLAPGSRDVGSFTLRAMRHSELFDPVDGGFFRYATERDWTTPHYERMLVDNA, encoded by the coding sequence ATGTCCCGGTTGTCGGGCACAGCAAGCCCCTACCTTCGCTCCCACGCAGACCAGCCGGTCGCGTGGTTCCCGTGGGGAGAAGAGGCTTTCGCCGTTGCCCGCGACCGGGACGTTCCCGTCCTGGTCTCGATCGGCTACTCCACCTGTCACTGGTGCCATGTCATGGCGCGCGAGTCTTTCGCTGACCCCACCATCGCCGCCATCATCAACGCGCACTTCGTTGCCATCAAAGTCGATCGCGAAGAGCATCCCGAGGTCGACGCCGCGTTCATGGCTCAGGCCTCCGCGTTCACAAGCAACCTCGGGTGGCCCCTGAACGTTTTCACGCTCCCCACTGGTTCCGCCTTCTTCGCCGGAACCTATTGGCCGCCACAGGCACACGGCGGCATGCCCGCATTTCCTGACGTGCTGCGGGCGGTAGCCCGCGCCTGGCAGGAGAAGCGGGAGAGCCTGGAGGAGACCGGAACCGCGGTGCGCGATGCACTGGTGGCGCTCGGGCAGCAGGGCGGCGCAGACGACGTATCGGCGGCCGATGTTGCGGCAGCGGCGCGCGCTCTTATCGCCACTGAAGACGCCGAATATGGCGGTTTCGGCACCTCGGGCCCGAAATTTCCCATCGCAACGGCATTGCAGTTTTTGCTGGCAGAAGGTGTCGATACCCTCGCGCCAGGAAGCCGGGACGTGGGCAGCTTCACCCTACGCGCGATGCGACACTCTGAACTGTTCGACCCGGTAGACGGCGGGTTCTTCCGCTATGCGACCGAGCGTGATTGGACGACACCACACTACGAGCGCATGCTCGTCGACAACGCGTAG
- a CDS encoding phospholipid carrier-dependent glycosyltransferase, which yields MTTPETGTDTTANERVSDTIDVPEDDMDELFASAQERPQTRRSARQPLPEPELTTEPMPYTPLNYLVPLALVAVAAATRFIGLDHPHTLVFDETYYVKDAFTLLQHGYESKWGDDPNPGFIAGDPDYSSDASYVVHPPLGKWIIAGSLAVFGADNGWGWRASVALAGVITVLLTYFLAKRITRSVLWAGLAGFFVAIDGVAIVMSRIALLDGILAMFLVLGVYFIALDRPYLRFLEHPARTPIGSILWNRPWIVAAGVAFGAAAAVKWSGAYALAGFGIYLVVTDAFSRYRTGAPRWWLGSLYQGAISFVYLVPIAVLTYLASWTGWFLTSGGYNRGHEGGAFGALLDYHRQVLDFHNGLSSAHTYMSPAWQWPFLIRPTAMYWNAETEGVVQAITPIPNPLLWWAGIIAVFYLLYRFAYKPTWTIPIILTAVAVTYLPWLALPNRTIFQFYTVVMVPFLAIALVMAMQHLARTTKDPSPPTKRWRIAIVVFVAVATALSIFFFPLWTGMEIPRDFWKLHMWLPTWI from the coding sequence GTGACGACCCCGGAGACAGGCACCGACACCACGGCGAATGAGCGCGTCAGCGACACGATTGACGTGCCGGAAGATGACATGGACGAGCTGTTTGCCAGCGCACAAGAGCGCCCGCAGACGCGTCGCAGCGCCCGACAGCCGCTGCCAGAACCTGAGCTCACCACGGAGCCGATGCCGTACACGCCCCTGAACTATTTGGTTCCGCTCGCACTCGTTGCCGTCGCGGCCGCCACACGTTTCATCGGGCTCGATCACCCGCACACGCTTGTCTTTGACGAGACGTACTACGTAAAAGATGCGTTCACGCTGTTGCAGCACGGGTACGAATCGAAGTGGGGTGATGACCCGAACCCCGGTTTCATTGCGGGAGACCCGGACTACTCCTCCGATGCCAGCTACGTCGTACACCCGCCACTCGGTAAGTGGATCATCGCAGGAAGCCTCGCCGTGTTCGGCGCAGACAACGGGTGGGGGTGGCGCGCATCCGTTGCCCTTGCCGGCGTCATCACGGTGCTTTTGACCTACTTCCTCGCCAAGCGCATCACGCGTTCGGTGCTGTGGGCGGGCCTGGCCGGCTTCTTCGTCGCGATCGATGGCGTCGCCATCGTGATGAGCCGCATTGCCCTGCTCGATGGCATTTTGGCCATGTTCTTGGTGCTGGGCGTGTACTTCATCGCATTGGATCGCCCATACCTTCGCTTCCTTGAACATCCGGCGCGGACACCGATTGGCTCGATCCTGTGGAACCGGCCGTGGATTGTTGCCGCCGGTGTCGCGTTCGGCGCGGCGGCAGCGGTCAAATGGTCTGGCGCATACGCTCTCGCCGGATTCGGCATCTACCTCGTCGTCACCGACGCCTTCAGTCGTTACCGCACCGGCGCTCCCCGCTGGTGGCTCGGTTCGCTGTACCAGGGCGCGATCTCGTTTGTGTATCTCGTCCCGATCGCGGTGCTCACCTATCTCGCCTCGTGGACGGGCTGGTTTCTCACATCGGGCGGCTATAACCGCGGCCATGAGGGTGGCGCGTTCGGCGCCCTCCTCGACTATCACAGGCAAGTTCTTGACTTCCACAATGGGTTAAGTTCCGCGCACACTTACATGAGTCCGGCGTGGCAATGGCCGTTCTTGATTCGACCGACGGCGATGTATTGGAACGCCGAGACCGAAGGTGTCGTGCAGGCGATCACGCCGATTCCTAACCCCCTGCTGTGGTGGGCGGGCATCATCGCCGTGTTCTACCTGCTGTACCGCTTCGCGTACAAGCCGACGTGGACGATCCCCATCATCCTGACCGCAGTTGCGGTCACCTATCTTCCGTGGCTCGCACTGCCCAACCGCACGATTTTCCAGTTCTACACGGTCGTGATGGTTCCGTTCTTGGCGATCGCCCTCGTCATGGCGATGCAGCATCTCGCCCGCACCACGAAGGATCCGTCGCCGCCAACAAAGCGCTGGCGCATCGCGATCGTGGTGTTCGTTGCCGTGGCGACCGCGCTTTCCATCTTCTTCTTCCCGCTGTGGACGGGGATGGAAATTCCTCGTGATTTCTGGAAGCTGCACATGTGGCTTCCGACCTGGATCTAG
- the rsmI gene encoding 16S rRNA (cytidine(1402)-2'-O)-methyltransferase, whose protein sequence is MIILAATPIGNLADASRRLVEALENAEVIAAEDTRTAQKLMAGLGVTNRPQLIALHDHNEKHKAADVVERARESDVLVISEAGMPTVSDPGYALVVAAAEAGVTVTAIPGPSAVITALAVSGLPTDRFSFEGFLPRKSSERIATFTAVAREQRTMVYFDSPNRLADSLTDAVTALGGTRRAVVARELTKLHEEVRRGTLAELAAWAAEGVRGEICLVIAGADALVVPFADALAAVQQLVAGGERLKQACAQVAAETGTSSRELYQAVLAARSDIS, encoded by the coding sequence GTGATCATCCTCGCTGCGACTCCCATCGGAAATCTCGCTGACGCTTCGCGTCGTCTGGTCGAAGCGCTGGAGAATGCCGAGGTGATCGCAGCGGAAGATACCCGGACCGCACAGAAGCTGATGGCCGGGCTCGGAGTCACGAACCGGCCGCAACTCATCGCGTTGCACGACCACAACGAAAAGCACAAAGCCGCCGACGTCGTCGAGCGCGCACGCGAAAGCGATGTGCTGGTGATTTCCGAGGCAGGTATGCCCACGGTGTCTGACCCCGGATACGCGCTTGTGGTTGCCGCAGCCGAAGCTGGCGTCACGGTCACCGCGATCCCCGGGCCGAGCGCCGTTATTACCGCGCTTGCCGTCTCGGGCCTGCCCACCGACCGCTTCAGCTTTGAAGGCTTCTTGCCGCGCAAGTCTTCCGAGCGCATCGCCACGTTCACGGCGGTCGCTCGCGAGCAGCGCACGATGGTCTACTTCGACTCGCCGAACCGCCTGGCCGACAGCCTGACAGATGCCGTGACAGCGCTGGGCGGAACCAGGCGCGCAGTCGTGGCGCGCGAACTCACGAAACTGCATGAAGAGGTGCGCCGTGGCACCCTCGCCGAGCTCGCGGCGTGGGCGGCCGAGGGCGTGCGCGGCGAAATCTGTCTCGTCATCGCGGGAGCAGACGCCCTCGTGGTTCCGTTTGCCGACGCGCTCGCGGCCGTACAACAGCTCGTTGCTGGCGGCGAACGACTCAAGCAAGCGTGCGCCCAGGTGGCTGCAGAAACGGGCACGTCGTCACGTGAGCTGTACCAAGCAGTTCTCGCCGCGCGCTCCGATATTTCGTAA
- the metG gene encoding methionine--tRNA ligase, which yields MSDSSFYITTPIYYPSDVPHIGHGYTTVAVDTLARWHRQSGDDTWMLTGTDEHGQKMLRAAAANNVTPQEWVDRLVTEAWFPQLETLDVANDDFIRTTQQRHEDRVQKFVQAIYDRGYIYAGEYEALYCVGCEEFKPDSEIVDGTGPFEGLKVCAIHSKPLELLQEKNYFFKLSEFQDKLLELYKNEPDFIRPDSARNEVVSFVRSGLKDLSISRSAFDWGIKVPWDEQHVIYVWVDALLNYATAVGYGEDEEQFARRWPAYHVVGKDILRFHAVIWPAMLMAAGLEVPRGVFAHGWLLVGGEKMSKSKLTGIAPTEITDVFGSDAYRFYFLSAIAFGQDGSFSWEDLSARYQAELANGFGNLASRTVAMIQKYFDGVIPAAADYTDGDLAIQKIVADAATNADAAMERFRIDEAIGSIWTIVEALNGYITENEPWALAKDEANSARLGTVLYTAAEGLRALAVLLSPVMPKSTAKLWIALGAADSLGVLQEQPLREAGTWGTLVAGTSVQALEPLFPRVEATA from the coding sequence GTGAGCGATTCGTCTTTTTATATCACCACGCCGATCTACTATCCGTCGGATGTGCCGCACATCGGCCACGGATACACCACGGTCGCCGTCGACACTCTTGCGCGCTGGCACCGTCAGTCGGGTGATGACACCTGGATGCTCACCGGCACCGACGAGCACGGGCAGAAGATGCTGCGTGCGGCTGCCGCCAACAACGTCACCCCGCAGGAATGGGTAGACCGCCTCGTCACCGAGGCCTGGTTCCCGCAGCTGGAGACGCTGGACGTTGCCAACGATGACTTCATCCGCACGACGCAGCAGCGTCACGAAGACCGCGTGCAGAAGTTCGTGCAGGCGATCTACGACCGCGGCTACATTTACGCAGGCGAGTACGAAGCGCTGTACTGCGTTGGGTGTGAAGAGTTCAAGCCTGACAGCGAAATCGTTGACGGCACCGGCCCCTTCGAGGGCCTCAAGGTGTGTGCGATTCACTCGAAGCCGCTGGAGCTGCTGCAGGAGAAGAACTACTTCTTCAAGCTGAGCGAGTTCCAAGACAAACTGCTTGAGCTGTACAAGAACGAGCCGGACTTCATTCGCCCCGACTCGGCACGCAACGAGGTTGTCTCCTTTGTGCGCTCGGGTCTGAAAGACCTGTCGATTTCGCGTTCCGCGTTCGACTGGGGCATCAAGGTGCCGTGGGACGAACAGCACGTTATTTATGTGTGGGTGGACGCCCTCCTGAACTACGCCACCGCTGTCGGCTATGGCGAAGATGAAGAACAGTTCGCCCGTCGTTGGCCGGCGTACCACGTCGTCGGAAAAGATATTCTGCGCTTCCACGCCGTGATTTGGCCCGCCATGCTGATGGCCGCGGGTCTTGAGGTGCCGCGCGGCGTCTTCGCCCACGGCTGGCTGCTTGTCGGCGGCGAAAAGATGTCGAAGTCGAAGCTCACCGGTATCGCGCCGACCGAGATCACCGACGTCTTTGGTTCCGACGCCTACCGCTTCTACTTCCTGTCGGCCATCGCGTTCGGCCAGGACGGGTCGTTCTCGTGGGAAGACCTGTCTGCCCGCTACCAGGCTGAACTCGCAAACGGTTTCGGAAACCTCGCTTCGCGCACTGTTGCGATGATTCAGAAGTACTTCGACGGCGTGATTCCGGCCGCTGCTGACTACACCGATGGTGACCTCGCCATTCAGAAGATCGTGGCGGATGCAGCGACCAACGCTGACGCTGCCATGGAGCGCTTCCGTATTGACGAAGCCATTGGTTCCATCTGGACCATCGTTGAGGCGCTGAACGGCTACATCACCGAGAACGAGCCGTGGGCGCTGGCGAAGGATGAGGCCAACAGTGCTCGCCTCGGCACCGTGCTCTACACCGCGGCTGAGGGCCTGCGCGCGCTCGCCGTGCTGTTGTCGCCTGTCATGCCGAAGTCGACAGCCAAGCTCTGGATCGCGCTGGGCGCTGCCGACTCGCTTGGCGTGCTGCAGGAGCAGCCGCTGCGTGAAGCCGGAACCTGGGGCACGCTGGTCGCCGGAACCTCGGTGCAGGCGCTAGAGCCGCTGTTCCCGCGCGTGGAGGCCACTGCGTGA
- a CDS encoding TatD family hydrolase → MSSYVTQRRAEGRDLRYPEIPEPLAVGVYDNHAHLEILDGDEPLTLDEHMQRAAAAGIIGVVNAGGDIESSRWCAEAAATHPRVLAAVAIHPNDAPLYEQAGKLDDAIAVIDELAAQPRVRAIGETGLDFFRTGEDGLPAQSRSFEAHIALAKKHDIAMQIHDRDAHRAVLDTLIRVGAPERTVFHCYSGDEAMALECADAGYYLSFAGNITFKNAQDLRDSLKVTPLERILVETDAPFLTPMPYRGRPNASYLIPITVRFMAAELGIDANDLAAQIAENTLRVYGSFD, encoded by the coding sequence ATCTCCTCGTATGTGACGCAGCGTCGCGCCGAGGGGCGCGACCTGCGGTACCCGGAGATTCCGGAACCGTTGGCGGTGGGTGTCTATGACAACCACGCGCACCTGGAGATTCTCGATGGCGATGAGCCGCTGACGCTCGACGAGCACATGCAGCGTGCCGCCGCTGCCGGCATCATCGGTGTCGTGAACGCGGGCGGCGACATTGAGTCGTCGCGGTGGTGTGCCGAAGCCGCGGCCACGCACCCGCGCGTGCTCGCCGCTGTCGCAATTCACCCGAATGATGCGCCGCTGTACGAGCAGGCAGGCAAGCTTGACGACGCGATTGCCGTCATTGATGAGCTCGCCGCACAACCGCGTGTGCGCGCGATCGGTGAGACCGGGCTTGACTTCTTTCGCACGGGGGAGGACGGCCTGCCCGCGCAGTCCCGCTCGTTTGAGGCGCACATCGCGCTCGCGAAAAAGCACGACATTGCGATGCAGATCCACGACCGTGACGCGCACCGCGCGGTGCTCGACACGCTGATTCGCGTCGGCGCCCCCGAGCGCACGGTGTTTCACTGCTATTCGGGTGATGAGGCGATGGCGCTGGAATGTGCCGACGCCGGGTACTACCTCTCGTTTGCAGGCAACATCACGTTCAAGAACGCGCAAGATCTGCGGGACTCACTGAAGGTGACGCCGCTTGAGCGCATTCTCGTGGAAACCGATGCGCCGTTCCTGACGCCGATGCCGTACCGCGGCCGCCCCAACGCGTCCTACCTGATCCCCATCACGGTGCGGTTCATGGCGGCCGAACTCGGCATAGACGCAAACGATCTTGCCGCTCAGATCGCGGAAAACACGCTGCGCGTTTACGGTTCCTTCGACTAA